The Nerophis ophidion isolate RoL-2023_Sa linkage group LG24, RoL_Noph_v1.0, whole genome shotgun sequence genome includes a region encoding these proteins:
- the LOC133542221 gene encoding histone H2A, whose protein sequence is MSGRGKTGGKARAKAKTRSSRAGLQFPVGRVHRLLRKGNYGERIGAGAPVYLAAVLEYLTAEILELAGNAARDNKKTRIIPRHLQLAVRNDEELNKLLGGVTIAQGGVLPNIQAVLLPKKTEKAAKK, encoded by the coding sequence ATGTCTGGACGTGGAAAAACCGGCGGTAAAGCTAGAGCCAAGGCCAAGACACGTTCATCCCGGGCTGGGCTTCAGTTCCCAGTAGGTCGTGTCCACAGACTACTGCGTAAGGGGAACTACGGCGAGCGTATCGGTGCTGGTGCTCCCGTCTACTTGGCTGCAGTGCTGGAATATCTGACCGCCGAAATCTTGGAATTGGCGGGGAACGCAGCTCGCGACAACAAGAAGACCAGGATCATCCCACGTCACTTGCAGCTGGCGGTTCGCAATGACGAAGAACTGAACAAACTCCTCGGTGGAGTGACCATCGCTCAGGGAGGTGTCTTGCCCAACATCCAGGCCGTCCTTCTGCCCAAGAAGACCGAGAAAGCCGCCAAGAAGTAA